Proteins encoded within one genomic window of Fragaria vesca subsp. vesca linkage group LG1, FraVesHawaii_1.0, whole genome shotgun sequence:
- the LOC101304815 gene encoding protein BOBBER 1-like — translation MAIISEFEEEQTETQTKVAPPSESSSSLKAEKKEVKLEDDKGKAGGSKLVPNKGNGFDLEKYSWTQSLQEVNIMIPVPAGTKSRDVLYEAKAKHLKFGLKGQPAPIIDGDLFQSIKPDECLWSIEDQSAVSILLTKQNQTDWWKSLVKGDPEIDTQKVEPEPSTLTDLDSETRRTVEKMMFDQRQKQMGRPTSDEMQQQELMKKFMEQHPNMDFSKVKMMN, via the coding sequence ATGGCGATAATCTCAGAATTCGAAGAAGAACAAACTGAAACCCAAACCAAAGTCGCACCACCCTCTGAGTCATCATCGTCGCTTAAGGCAGAGAAGAAAGAGGTCAAGTTGGAGGATGACAAAGGGAAAGCTGGAGGGTCCAAACTAGTTCCAAACAAAGGGAATGGCTTTGATCTAGAGAAGTACTCATGGACACAGAGCCTGCAAGAGGTTAACATAATGATCCCAGTGCCTGCCGGAACTAAATCAAGGGATGTTTTGTACGAGGCAAAGGCGAAGCATCTCAAGTTTGGACTCAAGGGTCAACCAGCTCCTATTATCGATGGTGATCTGTTTCAGTCTATCAAGCCTGATGAGTGCTTGTGGAGCATAGAGGATCAGAGTGCTGTCTCTATTCTGTTGACAAAGCAAAACCAAACGGACTGGTGGAAGTCTTTGGTGAAAGGTGATCCAGAGATTGACACTCAAAAGGTTGAACCTGAGCCTAGTACACTGACCGACCTGGATTCCGAGACGCGCCGCACTGTAGAGAAGATGATGTTTGATCAAAGGCAGAAGCAGATGGGGCGTCCGACTAGTGATGAGATGCAGCAGCAGGAGTTGATGAAGAAGTTCATGGAACAGCATCCGAACATGGACTTTTCAAAGGTTAAGATGATGAACTAA
- the LOC101299520 gene encoding probable WRKY transcription factor 13-like, whose amino-acid sequence MTQSTMLNQRGLFDQNQDQAPIQMGFFSYPPNNLTFSSLGCQQSVKALSSLPSSLGSDDHHASSTNLSETLIPSLNTPQKHRETHITSDFGGSQLLSLQRSSANLWAWGDQVSECLSSKRSSSDIHDHHHVGLGVSEMKMKKIKAIRRKVREPRFCFKTMSEVDVLDDGYKWRKYGQKVVKNTQHPRSYYRCTMDNCRVKKRVERLAEDPRMVITTYEGRHAHSPSHDLEDSESPSRLNNFFW is encoded by the exons ATGACACAGTCGACCATGCTGAACCAGCGGGGCTTGTTTGATCAGAATCAAGATCAGGCTCCTATACAGATGGGTTTCTTTTCCTACCCACCAAATAACTTGACCTTTTCATCGTTGGGATGTCAACAATCTGTCAAAGCCTTGAGTTCCTTACCTTCTTCACTTGGTTCTGATGATCACCATGCATCTTCAACCAATCTTTCTGAAACCCTAATCCCATCTCTCAATACTCCTCAAAAGCATAGAGAAACTCATATCACTTCTGATTTTGGAGGATCCCAACTCCTTTCTTTGCAAAGATCAAGTGCAAATCTCTG GGCATGGGGAGATCAGGTGAGTGAATGCCTGAGCAGCAAGAGATCATCAAGCGATATTCATGATCATCATCATGTAGGATTAGGGGTTTCAGAGATGAAGATGAAGAAGATAAAGGCTATTCGGAGGAAAGTGAGGGAACCCAGGTTTTGCTTCAAGACAATGAGCGAAGTTGATGTGCTTGATGATGGATACAAGTGGAGGAAGTACGGACAGAAAGTGGTAAAGAACACACAGCATCCCAG GAGCTATTATCGTTGCACAATGGACAACTGCCGAGTAAAGAAACGCGTAGAGAGATTAGCTGAGGACCCGAGAATGGTGATTACAACGTATGAAGGGAGACACGCACATTCTCCATCTCATGATCTTGAAGATTCCGAATCCCCATCTCGCCTAAATAATTTCTTCTGGTAG
- the LOC101298743 gene encoding zinc finger A20 and AN1 domain-containing stress-associated protein 9-like isoform 1 codes for MEQESQKRKLDETGIEPSNAPILCVNNCGYYGSAKTNDLCSKCYKEFLLTQSKGAVEGTVIVENKVGEGGANVVNKSHVEQVVEEVRQSQVEEGTTSENPEKRPANRCSFCRKRVGLTGFKCRCGDTFCSLHRYSNSHNCMFDYKSAGQDAIAKANPVIKADKIDKI; via the coding sequence ATGGAGCAAGAATCACAGAAGAGGAAGCTTGATGAGACTGGCATTGAGCCCTCGAATGCTCCCATTCTTTGTGTGAATAATTGTGGGTATTATGGAAGTGCCAAAACTAATGATCTCTGCTCCAAATGCTACAAGGAGTTTTTACTAACGCAATCGAAAGGTGCGGTGGAGGGTACCGTGATTGTGGAGAATAAGGTTGGTGAGGGTGGGGCAAATGTGGTGAATAAGTCCCATGTTGAACAAGTAGTTGAAGAAGTTAGACAGAGTCAAGTTGAAGAAGGGACGACTTCGGAGAACCCCGAGAAGCGCCCCGCAAATAGGTGCAGCTTTTGTAGAAAGCGGGTTGGCCTAACGGGGTTCAAGTGCAGATGTGGTGATACATTTTGTTCCCTGCATCGGTACTCCAACTCTCATAACTGCATGTTTGATTACAAGAGTGCAGGCCAGGATGCAATTGCAAAGGCAAACCCTGTCATCAAGGCTGATAAAATTGATAAAATATGA